Proteins encoded together in one Polaribacter reichenbachii window:
- a CDS encoding sulfatase, which yields MKSIIKSNFKRNGIIFKFLIIFLFFSSCKKEGLKNSNPNILIIIADDAGWNDVGYNGSEINTPNIDFLAKNGVQLNRFYVNPTCSPSRVSLLTGMPASRIGIVAPISGKSKKTLPDSIATLTQVLHKKNYQNALFGKWHLGLDISNGPNAFGFDYSYGFLHGQIDQYTHKYKNGDESWYRNDLMLKEEGHTTDLVTEEAIDWISNKRESSKNFYMQLAYSAPHFPLQEEDKWKTPYLNNIKNDSRRDFAAAMTHMDNSIGKVLKILKEQNLEKNTIIIFMSDNGAMKDWFPKNQYNGDHGPNDVLGSNYPLKEWKASNYEGAIRVPAIVYWKNHLNPEINNNYISISDIMPTILNLINAKIPKDVEGVDVWKTIKNANFKTTHDIYVRGHKQESLIHNSYKIIRKRQKDGSKANYELYNLDKDPEEKNNIINKDSIKTKEMMLLLENQFSKDDKTVNKELG from the coding sequence TTGAAATCAATAATAAAATCTAATTTTAAAAGAAACGGAATCATTTTTAAATTTTTAATTATTTTTTTATTTTTTTCTTCATGCAAAAAAGAAGGTTTAAAAAATAGCAATCCGAATATCTTAATCATTATTGCAGATGATGCAGGCTGGAATGATGTTGGTTATAATGGTTCAGAAATTAACACTCCAAATATTGATTTTTTAGCTAAAAACGGTGTTCAATTAAATCGTTTTTATGTGAATCCAACTTGTTCTCCTTCTCGTGTTTCTCTTTTAACAGGAATGCCAGCAAGCAGAATAGGAATTGTGGCTCCTATTAGTGGAAAAAGCAAAAAAACATTGCCAGATTCTATAGCAACATTAACCCAAGTTTTGCATAAAAAAAATTATCAAAACGCATTATTTGGTAAGTGGCATTTAGGTTTAGATATTTCAAATGGACCTAATGCTTTCGGGTTTGATTATTCCTACGGATTTTTACACGGGCAAATTGATCAATATACACACAAATATAAAAATGGAGATGAGAGTTGGTATAGAAATGATCTAATGCTTAAAGAAGAAGGTCATACTACAGATCTTGTTACTGAAGAAGCTATTGACTGGATTTCTAATAAAAGAGAGTCTTCAAAAAATTTCTATATGCAATTGGCATATAGCGCTCCTCATTTTCCTTTACAAGAAGAAGATAAGTGGAAAACCCCTTACTTAAATAATATTAAAAACGATTCTAGAAGAGATTTTGCTGCAGCAATGACTCATATGGATAACAGTATTGGTAAAGTATTAAAAATTTTAAAAGAACAAAATTTAGAAAAAAATACTATAATTATTTTTATGAGTGATAATGGAGCTATGAAAGATTGGTTTCCTAAAAATCAATATAATGGAGATCATGGCCCTAATGATGTTTTAGGAAGTAATTACCCATTAAAAGAATGGAAAGCCTCTAATTACGAAGGTGCTATTAGAGTTCCTGCAATTGTGTATTGGAAAAACCATTTAAACCCAGAAATAAACAATAACTATATTTCTATTTCTGACATAATGCCTACAATTTTAAATTTAATTAATGCTAAAATACCAAAAGATGTAGAAGGTGTTGATGTTTGGAAAACCATTAAAAATGCAAATTTTAAAACAACACATGATATTTATGTAAGAGGTCATAAACAGGAAAGTTTAATTCATAATTCTTATAAAATTATTAGAAAAAGACAAAAAGATGGTTCAAAAGCCAATTATGAACTTTACAATTTAGATAAAGATCCTGAAGAAAAAAATAATATTATTAATAAGGATAGTATTAAAACAAAAGAGATGATGCTTTTATTAGAAAATCAATTTTCTAAAGATGATAAAACTGTAAATAAGGAATTAGGGTAA
- a CDS encoding glycoside hydrolase family 31 protein has product MKFFTTFCLIIISSLTLSQTKFNSFKKIISQKENEVKIQTENTTVILEFCSSSIVRIRTAWDGEFEENEPWMVTKYNWPNVNYQLENNENSVLISTTKIDLHINKNPFKIEFYDKKGKLLTSDNENGSIKNNKKITSYKNLQENEHFFGFGERMDFLDRRGKKVTLDVGRGIGLPHIIGAYNVLEANYSPVPFFISTNGYGIFFHNSNPTTFDMGYTAKETYSFSAEGGELDYYFMYGPDFSTILDLYTSITGKSPLLPKFALGLQVGTYSGGTWGHEEKTSTEYVVNLVKKFRSSKIPLDVLHLDSTWRIFGENGGKGATSFEWRETFDDPEKMFKDLYDLNLNMVGIHLRPRFDNGKNLRLLDEARKKGFVYPEKDNPGEFVNFFDEKAVDWWFENGVKLVAKQGAMFLKTDEGSAFGRKANESNKTGPKGDKIKTLHNIFPLAYAKAAYEKFQDYNGIRGMNNTREGFAGIQRYPFIFAGDWPSEWQYFEPVIKAGLNIGLSGVSNWAHCMGGFEHVADPELYIRWTQFGLLSPIAHLFGMEHPNYKEPWNYGEDALKIFKKYDDLRYSLIPYLYSHSYENHISGAPLMRALVLNYQNDENVYNITDQYMLGESFLICPVTKKGAKTRVVYLPEGTWTDYWTGKIYQGKQHYSVLCPLDKLPIFIKEGAIIPTQETLQYIGEKEISKLTLDIYPNASNTFTIYNDDGKTLQYKEGNYNTTLLESEVLKSEIKFNIHKTKGIYKGKKINYTAKFHLAKKPKKVTINGKNITLTDVYKNGVLVISPKEYNDTDILIQIKK; this is encoded by the coding sequence ATGAAATTTTTTACAACTTTTTGCCTTATTATAATTTCTTCACTTACTCTTTCTCAGACAAAGTTTAATTCATTTAAAAAAATTATTTCTCAAAAAGAAAATGAAGTAAAAATACAAACAGAAAATACTACAGTTATTTTAGAGTTTTGCTCTTCATCAATTGTTAGAATTAGAACTGCTTGGGATGGTGAATTTGAGGAAAATGAACCTTGGATGGTTACGAAATATAATTGGCCAAACGTTAATTATCAATTAGAGAACAATGAAAATTCAGTACTAATTAGCACAACTAAAATTGATTTACATATTAATAAAAATCCTTTTAAAATTGAATTCTACGATAAAAAAGGAAAACTACTTACTTCAGATAATGAAAATGGAAGCATTAAAAATAATAAAAAAATAACTTCATATAAAAACTTGCAAGAAAACGAACATTTCTTTGGATTTGGAGAGCGAATGGATTTTTTAGATAGAAGAGGTAAAAAAGTAACATTAGATGTTGGTAGAGGAATTGGATTGCCCCACATTATAGGTGCTTACAACGTACTTGAAGCAAACTATAGCCCAGTTCCTTTTTTTATAAGTACTAATGGTTATGGTATTTTTTTTCATAACTCAAACCCAACTACTTTTGATATGGGGTATACTGCTAAAGAAACGTATTCATTTAGTGCAGAGGGTGGTGAGTTAGATTACTATTTTATGTATGGTCCCGATTTTTCAACAATTTTAGACCTATATACATCTATAACAGGTAAATCTCCGCTTTTACCAAAATTTGCTCTAGGCTTACAAGTAGGAACTTACAGTGGAGGAACTTGGGGACATGAAGAAAAAACATCTACAGAATATGTTGTAAATCTTGTTAAAAAATTTAGATCATCAAAAATCCCTTTAGATGTCTTACATCTAGATTCTACTTGGCGAATTTTTGGCGAAAATGGAGGCAAAGGAGCAACCTCTTTTGAATGGAGAGAAACATTTGATGATCCTGAAAAAATGTTTAAAGACTTATACGATTTAAATCTAAATATGGTTGGTATTCACCTAAGACCAAGATTTGATAATGGTAAAAATTTAAGGTTATTAGATGAGGCAAGAAAAAAAGGATTTGTATATCCTGAGAAAGATAATCCAGGTGAATTTGTAAATTTTTTTGATGAAAAAGCCGTGGATTGGTGGTTTGAAAATGGCGTAAAACTTGTGGCTAAACAAGGTGCTATGTTTTTAAAAACCGACGAAGGAAGTGCTTTTGGGAGAAAAGCAAATGAAAGTAACAAAACTGGTCCAAAAGGTGATAAAATTAAAACCTTACATAATATTTTTCCTTTAGCTTATGCAAAAGCAGCTTACGAAAAGTTTCAAGATTATAATGGAATAAGAGGAATGAACAACACACGCGAAGGTTTTGCAGGCATACAACGCTATCCTTTTATTTTTGCTGGAGACTGGCCAAGTGAGTGGCAGTATTTTGAACCTGTAATTAAAGCAGGTTTAAACATAGGACTTTCTGGTGTTAGCAATTGGGCACATTGCATGGGTGGTTTTGAGCATGTAGCAGATCCAGAATTGTATATCAGATGGACACAATTTGGTCTTTTAAGTCCAATAGCACATTTGTTTGGTATGGAACATCCTAATTATAAAGAACCTTGGAATTATGGAGAAGATGCCCTTAAAATATTTAAAAAATACGATGATTTAAGGTACAGTTTAATACCTTATTTGTATAGCCATTCTTATGAAAATCATATTTCAGGAGCTCCTTTAATGCGTGCATTGGTTTTAAATTATCAAAATGATGAAAACGTATACAATATTACAGACCAATACATGTTAGGAGAAAGTTTTTTAATTTGTCCGGTTACTAAAAAAGGAGCAAAAACAAGAGTTGTTTATTTACCAGAAGGAACTTGGACAGATTATTGGACAGGTAAAATTTATCAAGGCAAACAACACTACAGTGTTTTATGTCCATTAGATAAATTGCCTATTTTCATCAAAGAAGGTGCTATAATACCAACTCAAGAAACGCTTCAATATATTGGTGAAAAAGAAATTTCTAAGTTAACATTAGACATTTACCCAAACGCTTCAAATACGTTTACAATTTATAATGATGATGGTAAAACCCTACAATATAAAGAAGGGAATTACAATACTACTCTTCTCGAATCTGAAGTTCTAAAATCAGAAATAAAATTTAATATCCATAAAACTAAAGGTATTTATAAAGGAAAAAAAATAAATTATACTGCTAAATTTCATCTTGCTAAAAAGCCAAAAAAAGTTACCATTAATGGTAAAAATATTACACTTACTGATGTGTATAAAAATGGAGTGTTAGTAATTTCACCAAAAGAGTATAATGATACAGATATTTTAATTCAAATTAAAAAATAA
- a CDS encoding glycosyl hydrolase — translation MMLKKSLFILLGLCIFISSCSKKQENTKNVFSFKSTKSQAKPWTRWWWMGSAVDSVNLKQNLIDLHNVGIGGVEIAPIYGVKGEEDNFIDYLSPDWMRMLSYTTKIADSLGMAVDLTLGTGWPYGGPQVTQEFAATKLITQKYTVKKGTTFNQEISVNEPKDKKTAVLNSVLAFGENGVYKELTSFVKNNTIQFEAKDDNYTLYFVFTGKTRQQVKRAAPGAKGFTLDHYSEEALQKYVTPFDEAFKNFDGKIRSIFNDSYEVYGTDFTPNFFEAFKKYRGYDLKPHLPLLLNSEETEEGNRVKGDYRQTLSDLLLYRFDKPWTEWANNNGFMSRLQAHGSPGNLIDFYASADIPECETFGSMPYDINGFRREKEDIREGDADPVMLKFSSSAAHIAGKPLTSSETFTWLRDHFKTALSQTKPEVEDLFLNGINHIFLHGTTYSPKRAVWPGWKFYASVNFNPNLGLGEDENALFRYIENCQKLLQSGNPDNETLLYWPIFDVLNSHLKGQLFFQFKIHSLDEWLHNQPFYLTTKSLLQKGYGVDFVSDNFIENAKVKNGEIILPGGNYKSLIIPTLKNIPFATAKKLIELKNQGAKIIFQDIPKTVPGFKDYKIKTEELKKLFNLNNISKSKDIFSELSTANIEPETLVKTGLKYIRRDINGDKIYYIVNHTTHDIDKFIPINTKSELIEIFNPNLSTSGIAQSKKVNNKTMVKVQLKSGESLFLKTTNSTNLKNWEYFKEETISYPITGKWNVTFLKGGPELPSNQTITNLKSWTSFNENSANFSGTAKYEITFLNPKENQSNWLLKLGDVRESAKVWINNKFVGTLWSNPFEINIGELKKGKNKLTLEVTNLAANRIRAKEMRGEEWKNFYEINMVNKDYQKFDATKWSPMPSGILGPVSITPLKEN, via the coding sequence ATGATGTTAAAAAAGAGTTTATTTATTTTATTAGGATTGTGTATTTTCATTTCATCCTGTTCAAAAAAACAAGAAAACACCAAAAATGTTTTTTCTTTTAAGAGCACAAAATCTCAAGCAAAACCATGGACACGTTGGTGGTGGATGGGAAGTGCTGTAGATTCTGTAAACTTAAAACAAAACTTAATCGATTTACATAATGTAGGAATTGGAGGTGTAGAAATTGCGCCAATTTATGGTGTTAAAGGAGAAGAAGACAATTTTATTGACTATCTCTCTCCAGATTGGATGAGAATGTTAAGTTATACCACAAAAATTGCTGATAGTTTAGGCATGGCTGTAGACTTAACATTAGGTACAGGTTGGCCTTATGGTGGACCTCAAGTTACTCAAGAATTTGCAGCTACTAAACTTATTACTCAAAAATATACTGTAAAAAAAGGAACAACTTTTAATCAAGAAATTAGTGTTAATGAACCAAAAGATAAAAAAACGGCTGTTTTAAATAGTGTTTTAGCTTTTGGAGAAAATGGAGTATATAAAGAGTTAACTTCTTTTGTAAAAAATAATACCATCCAATTTGAAGCAAAAGACGACAACTATACCCTTTATTTTGTATTTACAGGAAAAACAAGACAACAAGTTAAAAGAGCTGCACCAGGAGCAAAAGGTTTTACATTAGACCATTATTCTGAAGAGGCTTTACAGAAATATGTAACTCCTTTTGATGAAGCTTTTAAAAATTTTGATGGAAAAATTCGTTCTATTTTTAATGATAGTTATGAAGTTTACGGTACTGATTTTACTCCTAACTTTTTTGAAGCTTTTAAAAAATATAGAGGGTATGATTTAAAACCACATTTACCACTCTTATTAAACTCAGAAGAAACAGAAGAAGGTAATAGAGTAAAAGGAGATTATAGGCAAACTTTATCTGATTTGTTATTATATAGGTTTGATAAACCTTGGACAGAATGGGCAAATAATAATGGATTTATGTCTAGGTTACAAGCTCATGGTTCACCAGGAAATTTAATAGATTTTTACGCTTCTGCAGATATTCCAGAATGTGAAACATTTGGCTCTATGCCTTACGATATTAACGGTTTTAGAAGAGAAAAAGAAGATATTAGAGAAGGAGATGCAGACCCTGTTATGTTAAAATTCTCATCTTCTGCAGCTCATATTGCTGGTAAACCATTAACATCTTCAGAGACTTTTACCTGGTTAAGAGATCATTTTAAAACGGCTTTATCACAAACAAAACCAGAAGTAGAAGATTTATTTTTAAATGGTATTAATCATATTTTTTTACACGGAACAACTTATTCACCAAAAAGAGCAGTTTGGCCAGGCTGGAAATTTTATGCCTCTGTAAATTTTAATCCAAATTTAGGATTAGGAGAAGATGAAAATGCATTATTTAGATACATTGAAAACTGTCAAAAATTATTACAATCTGGAAACCCAGATAATGAGACCTTATTATATTGGCCAATTTTTGATGTATTAAATTCACATTTAAAAGGCCAATTATTCTTTCAATTTAAAATACATTCTTTAGATGAGTGGCTTCATAATCAACCCTTTTATTTAACAACAAAAAGCTTACTACAAAAAGGTTATGGAGTAGATTTTGTTTCAGATAATTTTATAGAAAATGCAAAAGTAAAAAATGGTGAAATAATATTACCTGGTGGCAATTACAAAAGTTTAATTATACCAACTTTAAAAAATATTCCATTTGCTACAGCCAAAAAATTAATAGAATTAAAAAATCAAGGAGCAAAAATTATATTCCAAGATATTCCTAAAACTGTACCCGGTTTTAAGGATTATAAAATAAAAACAGAAGAATTAAAAAAGCTATTTAACTTAAATAATATATCAAAATCTAAAGATATTTTTTCAGAATTAAGTACAGCTAATATAGAACCTGAAACTTTAGTAAAAACAGGTCTTAAATATATTAGAAGAGACATTAATGGAGACAAGATTTATTATATTGTTAATCACACAACTCATGATATAGATAAATTTATTCCAATCAATACAAAATCAGAATTGATTGAAATTTTTAATCCTAATTTATCCACTTCTGGTATAGCCCAAAGCAAAAAGGTTAATAATAAAACAATGGTTAAAGTTCAATTAAAATCTGGCGAATCGTTATTTTTAAAAACAACGAATAGCACTAATCTTAAAAATTGGGAGTATTTTAAAGAAGAAACAATTTCTTATCCTATAACTGGAAAATGGAATGTAACCTTCTTAAAAGGCGGACCAGAATTACCTTCTAATCAAACAATAACCAATTTAAAATCTTGGACTTCTTTTAATGAAAATTCAGCAAATTTTTCTGGAACAGCTAAGTATGAAATCACTTTTCTAAACCCTAAAGAAAACCAATCTAATTGGCTATTAAAATTGGGAGATGTTAGAGAAAGCGCAAAAGTTTGGATTAACAATAAATTTGTTGGAACACTTTGGTCTAATCCTTTTGAAATTAATATAGGAGAATTAAAAAAAGGTAAAAACAAATTAACTTTAGAAGTAACTAACCTTGCTGCAAACAGAATTAGAGCTAAAGAAATGCGAGGTGAAGAATGGAAGAATTTTTATGAAATAAATATGGTAAATAAAGATTATCAAAAGTTTGACGCCACAAAATGGAGTCCTATGCCTTCAGGAATTTTAGGACCAGTATCAATAACTCCTTTAAAAGAAAATTAA
- a CDS encoding glycoside hydrolase family 88 protein — protein sequence MKTPIICFISLLLSLQIVNSQELPDKKEVLQQMQLANKYFMNKWQDVGKTIITNKERPSNIWTRGVYYEGLMALYEIYPKEEYYNYAYDWAEFHKWGFRNGNANRNADDYCAAQTYIDLYNLEPDAKKLKNTKALINMLLNTPQLDDWSWIDAIQMGMPVFAKLGVLENDNRYFEKMYDMYIYTRNNHGDNGLYNPKDGLWWRDKDFDPPYTEPNGEDSYWSRGNGWVIGALAKVLSIIPKNTPHREQYILDLQSMAEALVPIQRKDGFWNVSLHDSNHFGGKETSGTALFVYAMAYGVNNGILDRSKYLPVILKGWQAITKEALHKNGFLGYLQSTGKEPKDGQPLSYNKIPDFEDYGLGCFLLAGSEVYRLK from the coding sequence ATGAAAACACCTATAATCTGTTTTATTTCTCTACTATTATCATTACAAATAGTAAACTCTCAAGAACTTCCAGATAAAAAGGAAGTGCTTCAACAAATGCAACTTGCAAATAAATACTTTATGAACAAGTGGCAAGATGTTGGTAAAACAATTATCACCAATAAAGAAAGACCTAGTAATATTTGGACTCGTGGTGTGTATTATGAAGGGTTGATGGCTTTATATGAAATTTATCCAAAAGAAGAATATTATAACTATGCATACGATTGGGCAGAATTTCATAAATGGGGTTTTAGAAATGGAAATGCCAATAGAAATGCTGACGACTATTGTGCTGCCCAAACCTATATAGATTTATACAATCTAGAGCCAGATGCTAAAAAATTAAAAAACACGAAAGCTTTAATTAATATGCTATTAAATACACCTCAATTAGACGATTGGTCTTGGATTGATGCTATACAAATGGGTATGCCTGTCTTTGCAAAATTAGGTGTGTTAGAGAATGATAATCGTTATTTTGAAAAAATGTATGATATGTACATATATACTAGAAATAATCATGGCGATAATGGTTTGTATAACCCAAAAGATGGTTTGTGGTGGAGAGATAAAGATTTTGACCCACCTTATACAGAACCTAATGGAGAAGATTCTTATTGGAGCAGAGGAAATGGATGGGTAATTGGAGCTTTGGCAAAAGTGCTTTCTATTATACCAAAAAACACTCCACACAGAGAGCAATATATTTTAGACTTACAATCTATGGCAGAAGCTTTAGTACCTATTCAAAGAAAAGATGGTTTTTGGAACGTTAGCTTGCATGACTCCAATCATTTTGGAGGGAAAGAAACATCTGGTACCGCACTTTTTGTGTATGCAATGGCTTATGGTGTAAATAACGGTATTTTAGACAGAAGTAAATATTTACCCGTAATTCTTAAAGGATGGCAGGCTATAACAAAAGAAGCATTACATAAAAATGGCTTTTTAGGTTATTTACAGTCTACAGGAAAAGAGCCAAAAGACGGTCAGCCATTATCATATAATAAAATTCCAGATTTTGAAGATTATGGTTTAGGTTGCTTTTTACTTGCTGGTTCAGAAGTGTATCGTTTAAAATAA
- a CDS encoding prolyl oligopeptidase family serine peptidase, with translation MSKKNIFKVVFIFLLVNHFNAQEKAIKLWKNVPNEIKNKSYSQEIRLNDKGQATGIKKVTDPTLQVFLVDNTNNNNTGVIIFPGGGYSVLSHIKEGYKIAKWFNSIGISAFVLHYRLPSDLIMQDKSIGPLQDAQEAIRKVRRNAKKWNLDPNKIGVIGFSAGGHLASTISTHYKDSVYKNDAISAKPDFSLLIYPVISMEKGITHQGSKNKLLGNNPSKALIEKYSNEKHITKETPPTFLVHATNDKSVLVENSIQYYLKLKENNVSAEMHLYQDGGHGFGLGKKGTHTNWPNEVENWLREKSLLPKKEIYMFSYFKGNGEDGLRLAYSKNGYDFIALNNDKSFLEPKVGKDKLMRDPCIIKGDDGLFHMVWTVSWTDKGIGYASSKDLINWSKQKFIPVMEKENATRNTWAPEITYQASKKEYMIYWSSTVFGKFPETQITEDQGYNHRIYYTKTKDFETFTETKLLYDPGFNAIDASIQKDGNRFIMFLKDETKKPIQKNLKVSFAKKITGPYTKASKAITGNYWSEGPTAIKIKGSWIVYFDKYRDHKYGAVKSLDLKNWEDISDQISFPKGARHGSIFTISEKEFLNLLKQ, from the coding sequence ATGTCAAAAAAAAACATCTTTAAGGTTGTATTCATTTTCTTATTGGTAAATCATTTTAATGCTCAAGAAAAAGCAATTAAGCTGTGGAAAAATGTTCCAAATGAAATTAAAAATAAATCATATTCTCAAGAAATTAGATTAAACGATAAAGGACAAGCTACAGGAATTAAAAAAGTTACAGATCCAACTTTACAAGTTTTTTTAGTTGATAATACTAACAATAATAATACCGGAGTTATAATTTTTCCAGGTGGTGGATATTCTGTTTTATCACATATTAAGGAAGGTTATAAAATTGCAAAATGGTTTAATTCTATAGGCATTTCTGCTTTTGTATTGCATTACAGATTACCTTCTGATTTAATAATGCAAGATAAATCTATTGGTCCTCTGCAAGATGCACAAGAAGCCATTAGAAAAGTTCGAAGAAATGCTAAAAAATGGAATTTAGATCCAAATAAAATTGGTGTTATAGGTTTTTCTGCTGGAGGTCATTTAGCCTCAACAATTTCTACTCATTACAAAGACTCCGTTTATAAAAATGACGCAATTAGTGCAAAACCAGACTTTTCTTTACTTATTTATCCTGTTATTTCTATGGAAAAAGGAATAACACATCAAGGGTCTAAAAACAAATTATTAGGTAATAATCCATCAAAAGCTTTAATTGAAAAGTATTCTAATGAAAAACACATTACAAAAGAAACTCCGCCAACATTTTTAGTTCATGCTACTAATGATAAAAGTGTATTGGTAGAAAATAGTATACAATATTATTTAAAATTAAAAGAGAATAATGTTTCTGCAGAAATGCATCTTTATCAAGATGGTGGGCATGGTTTTGGTTTGGGCAAAAAAGGTACGCATACAAATTGGCCAAATGAAGTGGAAAACTGGTTAAGAGAAAAGTCTTTACTACCTAAAAAAGAGATTTATATGTTTTCGTATTTTAAAGGAAATGGAGAAGATGGGTTACGATTAGCGTATAGTAAAAACGGATATGATTTTATTGCTTTAAACAATGATAAATCTTTTTTAGAACCAAAGGTTGGTAAAGACAAATTAATGAGAGATCCATGCATTATAAAAGGTGATGATGGTTTATTTCATATGGTTTGGACAGTAAGTTGGACAGACAAAGGTATTGGCTATGCATCATCTAAAGATCTAATTAATTGGAGCAAACAAAAGTTTATCCCAGTAATGGAAAAGGAAAATGCAACAAGAAATACTTGGGCTCCAGAAATAACTTATCAAGCATCAAAAAAAGAATATATGATTTATTGGTCGAGCACTGTTTTTGGTAAATTTCCAGAAACTCAAATTACAGAAGACCAAGGTTATAATCATAGAATATATTATACAAAAACCAAAGATTTCGAAACCTTTACAGAAACAAAATTATTATATGATCCAGGGTTTAATGCCATAGATGCTTCAATTCAAAAAGACGGAAATAGATTTATAATGTTTTTAAAAGACGAAACTAAAAAACCTATTCAAAAAAACTTAAAAGTTTCTTTTGCTAAAAAAATAACAGGTCCATATACTAAAGCTAGCAAAGCAATAACTGGTAATTATTGGTCAGAAGGCCCTACAGCAATTAAAATTAAAGGAAGTTGGATTGTATATTTTGATAAGTATAGAGACCACAAATATGGTGCTGTAAAATCATTAGACTTAAAAAATTGGGAAGATATTTCAGACCAAATATCTTTTCCAAAAGGCGCAAGGCATGGTAGTATTTTTACTATTTCAGAAAAAGAGTTTTTAAACCTACTAAAGCAGTAA
- the rhaM gene encoding L-rhamnose mutarotase produces the protein MENDFVRNAFKMKLKPGFENEYKLRHDKIWPELKNLLSESGIKDYSIFLDKETLTLFAVQKISKDFNFSYLPSHPLVKKWWAYMADIMETNTGNSPIEMPLTEVFYLS, from the coding sequence ATGGAAAATGATTTTGTTAGAAATGCTTTTAAAATGAAACTTAAACCAGGTTTTGAAAATGAATATAAATTACGACATGATAAAATCTGGCCAGAATTAAAAAACTTATTATCAGAAAGTGGTATTAAAGATTACAGTATTTTTTTAGATAAAGAAACTCTAACGCTTTTTGCTGTTCAAAAAATAAGTAAAGATTTTAACTTTTCTTACTTACCCAGTCATCCTTTAGTAAAAAAATGGTGGGCTTATATGGCTGATATTATGGAAACAAACACAGGTAATTCTCCTATTGAAATGCCTTTAACAGAAGTTTTTTATCTTTCTTAA
- a CDS encoding oligogalacturonate lyase family protein produces MKIYNFVLFLFTIILFSCSTKTIKKIPVLETSKESSLANIWIDAATNHKIEKIVKREGNNRSFYFHNNPFYKSLDGKDDLMIFSGSVSDGNQFFSVNLRTNQIEQVTYKKGRKKGEILGSKTRKVFYMINDSVFYTHLDTKKTEFIYKFHDSVIGSITSLNADEKLLGGALITKEENEILKKNPKKTGYFDKIYEAKLERSLVILDVNSKKLEQIYSENAWLNHIQFSPTNPDVLMYCHEGPWHKVDRIWNIHIKTKENKLIHKRTVEREIAGHEFFSPDGNTIWYDLQVPRSVTFYLAGKNIETGKETRYGLKRDEWSIHYNIAPDMKTFAGDGGDESQVARAKDAKWIYHFIPKNDSLAATKLVNMKNHNYDLEPNIHFTPDGKQLIFRANFEGSTQIYRVNLQKEQ; encoded by the coding sequence ATGAAAATATATAATTTTGTACTTTTTCTTTTTACTATTATATTATTTTCTTGCTCTACTAAAACTATCAAAAAGATTCCTGTTTTAGAAACAAGTAAAGAAAGTTCATTAGCTAATATTTGGATAGATGCAGCTACAAATCATAAAATTGAAAAAATTGTAAAAAGAGAAGGTAACAATAGAAGTTTTTATTTTCATAATAATCCTTTTTATAAATCATTAGATGGCAAAGACGATTTAATGATTTTTTCAGGAAGTGTTTCTGATGGAAATCAATTTTTCTCTGTAAATTTAAGAACAAATCAAATAGAACAAGTTACATATAAGAAAGGTAGAAAAAAAGGTGAAATTTTAGGATCCAAAACTAGAAAGGTATTTTATATGATTAATGATAGTGTGTTTTATACTCATTTAGATACTAAAAAAACAGAGTTTATTTATAAGTTTCATGATAGTGTTATTGGCTCAATAACTAGTTTAAATGCAGACGAAAAACTTTTAGGAGGTGCATTAATTACTAAAGAAGAAAATGAAATTCTTAAAAAAAATCCTAAGAAAACAGGTTATTTTGATAAAATTTACGAAGCTAAATTAGAAAGAAGCTTAGTTATTTTAGATGTTAACTCAAAAAAACTAGAACAAATTTACTCAGAGAATGCATGGTTAAATCATATTCAATTTTCACCAACAAATCCAGATGTCTTAATGTATTGTCATGAAGGGCCTTGGCATAAAGTAGACAGAATTTGGAATATACATATCAAAACAAAAGAAAACAAACTCATTCATAAGAGAACAGTAGAAAGAGAGATTGCAGGTCACGAATTTTTTAGTCCTGATGGAAATACCATCTGGTACGATTTACAAGTTCCAAGAAGTGTAACCTTTTATTTAGCTGGTAAAAATATAGAAACTGGTAAAGAAACGAGATATGGATTAAAAAGAGACGAATGGTCTATCCATTATAATATAGCTCCAGACATGAAAACTTTTGCTGGTGATGGTGGAGATGAAAGTCAGGTAGCTAGAGCAAAAGATGCAAAATGGATTTACCATTTTATACCAAAAAATGATAGTTTAGCTGCCACTAAATTGGTAAATATGAAAAACCACAATTATGATTTAGAACCAAATATTCATTTTACACCAGATGGAAAACAGCTAATTTTTAGAGCAAATTTTGAAGGATCTACACAGATATATAGGGTAAACCTTCAAAAAGAACAATAA